The Brevibacillus choshinensis genome includes the window TTACTGGAAGCGGGACGGAAGCAGACAATTTGGCGATTATCGGTGGTGCCATGGCACAACGAGAGCATGGTCGCCATGTCATTACCTCACAGGTGGAGCATCATGCGGTTCTGCACGCTTGCGAATATTTGGAGCAAGCGGGCTTTGAAGTGACGTACCTTCCTGTAGATGAGACAGGATCCGTTCGTTTGGCTGATTTAAAAGAGGCGATTCGACCAGACACGGTTCTCGTTTCCATCATGTACGGCAACAACGAGGTAGGCACGATTCAGCCGATTGAAGAAATCGGTACGTATTTACGTGAGAAAGGGATCATTTTCCACACAGACGCCGTGCAGGCGTTTGGTGTGCTCCCCATACGAGCCCGCCAGCTGCCAGTGGACATGCTTTCTGTTTCCGCTCACAAGATCAACGGTCCAAAAGGAGTAGGCGCTTTGTATTTGGCACGGAAGGTTCCGATCTCGCCGATCCTCTTCGGGGGTTCTCAGGAACGGAAACGACGTGCAGGTACGGAAAATTTAGCCGGGATCGTCGGCTTTGCCGAAGCGACGAGAGTGACCGCCGAGGAAATGGACGAGCGTGTCTCCAAGTACAGACGGATGAAAGAAGAGATGGAGGCAGTGTGGAAAGAAGCAGGCATTGCCTACCATATCAATGGTCATCCAGAAAAAGTGATGCCGCACGTCTTCAATGTCAGCTTTATTGGGGTTCATACCGAAACCATGCTGATGAATCTGGACTTGGTGAAAATAGCAGCGGCAAGTGGCTCCGCTTGTACGTCTGGTTCGCTTGAGTTATCCCACGTTCTCCATGCCATGAACCTGGATGATAGCATTACGCATTCGGCTATTAGATTCAGCTTTGGCATAACCAATACGGTAGAGGAAGCAAAACAGGCTGCAGAAGCAGTGGCAAGCATCGTGAAGCGGTTGGTGAAACGTGCTTAAATTACTCTACGTGAACACATGACTGATGAAAAGTAAACCGCTTGGGAGAACGATAGTCCCAAGCGGTTTTTTGCGTCGAGAGCTAGGCGAAAAGCCAATTCCATTCTGGTGGAGGCAACATATTCTAAGAGCATATGACAGAAACGAGGGGGAGGATATGCAGACTAGAAAGGTCACATCAGTGAGGCCGCTGCTTTTTGCCCCGTTAGGATGTCCGGATATTTTCCCTGGAAAGGTCAATCAAAATCAACTGCTACAGACAGAAATGTATTACTACTCTGCGATCGCCAACGGGGCAGCTCGCCTATTTACAGACCAAGACCGATTGCTTGAATATGATTCTTCTGTAATCATGGACCCGGACCAAGTCTCCTACATGAATCTATTTGTTAACGGAATGCTGCAACCCCCGATCCTTTATGAAGTGAGAAGGGGGACACTTCTCCTGAAATCAACAGACGTTCCCCAGGCGGGTGTCTTGATCATGCTGCAATTCGTGAAAATCTTATTGCCTTTGGAATGAGAGTGGACAAAGTTTCCTCGCAAAGAAATTGGATTAGGAAAAGCGTCACTTGTCCAACACGCTTTCAGCACGTCCTCATAAGATACAGTAAGTATGCTGAAAGGAGGAGAGATATAGATGGCACTTGAGATCATGAAAATTGTCGTAGGAGCATCGACGGTAACGAACGTTGTACCGACTGCGACACGACTGTTTCGTCAATTACCATCGTTGGTGACAGGCCCGGCAACCTTGAGCATCGATGCAGCTGATTTTCTGCAAGATGATGGCACGGCAGCGACGACCTTGCCGACTTTGGCTGCAAACAACAGCTACTACAATGTATACATTAACGGTGTGCTGCAAATGAGCGGACTTTCCGTCTACACGCCAGGGGGTACTGGTGTAGGTAGTCTGGCAATCACTGTAGGAGCAGGAGAAACCATTGCACTCGGCACCGTAGTCGTGTTGGAAATCATCAGCTACGCTCCCACGTCTACCACAACGATTACTGGATAAGAAACAAAACCAGCGAGAACAATGTTCGCTGGTTTTTTACACTTTTCCGACAGTTGGTTCATCCTAATTGTGGTTGATTCTGGAAAGTGATACACTTGTATGCAGCAGAAGTGAGACAATGGAACTACTGCTTCAGTCACATAAAGGAGAGGGATTTATGTTCGTCAAGGGTATCTCAATTCGCTTCAAACTCGTACTCACGATCCTGATTATTACGATGGTCCCGTTGATGACTGTCGGCTACCTGCAGTTTGAAAACGCTCGTACAGCCGTCTATGAGCTCACTGTGACCGATTTACAATACATAACGGATATGAAGACAAGAGAGTTGGCTCCCTATACACAGGATGCCAATGTGTTCGAAGGAAACAAACAGAAAATTAGTGAAATCATTGGGGAAGTATCCGAGCGCTATTACAAGCCAAATGGTATGAACGGATATGCCTATATTATCGATGCAGAAGGAAATGCCATTTTTCATCCGGATCCGGCCGTGCAGAACACATCGCTCGCACAGGAAGGATTCATGCAAGAAATATTGGCAAAGAAGAAGGGCTGGCTGGAATACGATTTCCAGGGCTTGACCAAGCTGACGGTCTTTCAGGAGCTTCCAAACGGTTGGATTCTGGTGATTGGAAGTTTCCAGGATGATCTGCTGAAAACAATCGAAGACAGTCGCTCGCTCATGTTTCTTCTCAATCTAGCCAGTGCCATCGTCGCACTGGTTGCAGGAATTTTCATCGTCAACAAACTAGTGCGACCACTAAAAGAACTGGTAGCGGTTATGAAGGAAGCGGAAGCAGGGAATTTGACGGGGGTTGTACAGGTTCGTTCTCGGGATGAAGTCGGGGCTTTGTCAGCGATGTACAATGAAATGATGGGAGGCTTCCGTAACATGCTACAAGAGGTACAACATGTGTCTCAGCAAGTGGCCGCCTCTTCTGAGGAATTGACGGCGAGTGCTTCCGAAAGTGCTCGTGCTTCCGAACAGATCTCTGCCGCTTCTTCGGAAATTGCCAATGGTTCTGACCAGCAGAAACAGACCGTTTTTGAAACGACGCATTTCCTTCATCGCATCGGTAATGATATTCAAGAAATCGCTAAGTCGACAGATCATGTCAATAGCGATGCGAACCAAGCATTTCAATTGGCCAAAGATGGCGAGAATAAGCTGAGCTTGTTGGTTCAGGAAATGGACCAGATTACGAGCCATGTACGCCAAACAGAACAAGTCGTTCGTGAGTTGGGGATCCAATCAGAAAAAATTATGGGGATCATTACGATCATTCGCCAAATCTCAGATCAAACGAACCTGCTGGCACTCAATGCAGCGATCGAAGCAGCACGGGCTGGAGAGCAAGGACGTAGCTTTGCAGTGGTTGCCCAGGAAGTACGTAAGCTGGCAGAGCAATCAGGACAGGCTGCGGAGGAAATCGCCAGCTTGATTCATACCACACATAATGAGATTCAGGAAGCAGTCACCGCGATGGGATCGACTACGGAGGCAGTCCAGGAAGGACGAGGTGGTGTAGCCTCCGCAGGAGAAAGCTTCCAGCAAATAGTAATCGCTGTACAAGATGTGAGCAATCAGGTGAACCGGATGAATGAAGCGGCACAGGCCATCCACCACGATACGGAGAAATTAGTAGGGAATTCCGATCGCATTGCTCATTTGGCTGAAACAGCGGCACATGACACGCAGGAAGTAGCGGCTGCTTCTGAAGAACAGACTGCAACAACCGAAGAGATGACAGCCGCGGCTGAGACATTGGCGCAGATGGCAGAACGGTTGTCAGAACAGGTAAAACGATTTACAATCTAACAAGAGTTTACTGGCAAAATCCACTTTGTTTGAAAGTGGATTTTTTCCTTCCCATAGGGTATTTGAATAGGAAATGAGCTGGGTAAGGAGGGAGTAGGATGGAGGATCAGCAAACAATTTCCCTGTTTGCCGAAACATACATTCGTGGGTTTGTTACACAAGAAATTTTTTACAACGAGGAAACGTGGTACGGAGTCATCCGTCTAAAGATAGAAGAGACAACCGAATCCTTCAAGGAATCAGAAGTGGTGATTGTCGGTAATTTTCCACGTCCTCATCCAGATGAGCTATATACGTTTTACGGAGATTGGAAGACGCATGCCCGCTTTGGTCAACAGTATGTGGCCAGACGTTACGAACGGGAAACACCCAAGACCATTGCAGGTGTCGAGCGATATTTAGCGAGTGGACTCTTTCAAGGTATTGGGAAGAAGATGGCGAAGCGCATTGTGGAGCAGCTGGGAGTAGATGCTCTGACGATCATTGCAGATTATCCGGAGCGCCTGGCAGAAGTGCAAGGAATCTCTGAGTCACGCGCCAAGATCATCTACGATTCCGTCATCGAGCATCGCTCCCTGGAGAGTGCGATGGTCTTTCTGTACGATTTTGGTATTGGTGTCAACATGGCTTTGCGTATTTACCAGACGTACAAACTGGAGACCTTGACCATCCTCAAGGAAGAGCCATACCGTCTCATCGAGGATGTACAGGGGTTCGGTTTCAAACGGGCGGATGATATCGCACGTTCAACTGGAATTGCTGCATCGTCCGAGGAGCGGGTAAAGGCTGCAGCCTTGTTCACTTTGCAGGAGGCTTCGTATTCAGAAGGACATGTGTATCTGCCTATAGACGAGCTCTGTGAAAAAACGATGAGACTGTTGGATGAGTGTGGCGGTCATGCCTTCGCAGCGGATGAGATTACGCAGTCTGTAGAAGCACTGTTCGTTGCAAGCAAAATCGCATGGGAAGACGATCGGGTTTACTTGCCCTCCCTATTTTTCGCGGAGCTCGGTCTCGCGAAAAGACTCCGCCATTTTTCGAACAGAGATCAATTCGCGTCGTTTCCTACCTCCGAGTATTATCGCGCGATTGGAGCCGTCGAGGATGAGCTGGCCATCACATATGCACAGACGCAGCGTGATGCGATCGAACAAGCGATTACCTCCGGGTTGATGCTGTTGACAGGTGGTCCAGGTACAGGGAAGACGACAGTCATCAGAGGGATATGTCGCGTATTTTCGCAGCTGCATGGCTTGTCCTTGGACTTGAGAAAGTACAGCGAAGACAATCCGTTTCCCATTGTACTTGTCGCACCGACAGGGCGTGCTGCGAAACGGATGACTGAGACGACGGGACTACCAGCCATGACGATCCATCGCCTGCTCGGCTACAAAGGGGAAAGCTTTGAGCACGACGCAGAACATCCGATTCGGGGACGCTTATTGATTATCGATGAGATGTCGATGGTCGATATTTGGCTGGCGAATCAGTTGTTTCGAGCAATACCAGATGAGATGCAAATCATCATGGTGGGAGATCCGGATCAGTTGCCTTCTGTCGGTCCAGGCAATGTGCTGCAGGACATGATTCGCTCAGGGTTGCTGCCGTTAGCACAGCTGACAGAGATTTACCGACAAGCCGAAGAGTCAACGATTATCCGTCTGGCCCATGACGTGCGAAAAGGAAATGTACCGTCAGATTTGCTCCATACAACCCCGGATCGGCGATTTTTCACAAGTTCGCCACAAGATGTACCGGAAGCAGTGAAACAAATTTGCTTTGGGGCCGTAAAAAAAGGATATACGGCAAAAGATGTACAAGTTCTGGCCCCTATCTATAAAGGTAACGCTGGTGTAAACCGGTTAAATGAAGAACTGCAGGAGCTGTTTAATCCAAAGACTGCCCAGAAACGGCAAGTGACGTTCGGAGAAACGGCTTTCCGCACGGGTGACAAAGTCCTGCAGTTAGTGAACAATGCCGAAGAACAGGTGTTCAACGGTGATATGGGTGAGATTGTTGCGATTTTTTTCCCGAACGAAAACGCAGAGAACGAAGAGATGCTGGTCGTATCCTTTGACGGCCGGGAAGTAACGTACAAACGTTCGGCTTATCATCAGCTGACGCTGGCGTATTGTTGCTCCGTCCATAAGTCACAAGGAAGCGAATTTCCGATCGTGGTCATGCCGTTTGTAAAAAGCTATTACCGAATGCTCAGGCGCAAGCTCGTTTACACGGGGATAACGCGGAGTAAATCTTTCCTCATCATGTGCGGTGAGCCGGATGCGTTTCGTGCAGCTGTGGAGACAGATGAAGAGGGAGTACGGTACAGCTATCTCGAAGAGCGGCTAAAGCTCGAGTGAGTTTGGAACCTTTTGCGTCGGATGACACTCATCCTTTCGCCAGATACTAAAAGGGCGGAAGGGGGATGTCCCACATGCGCAAGGCACTGGATGTAGTCGGCTTGCCTGTCGTTTGCCTGCAAACAGGTGAGACGATCGGTACCGTCCGTGACATTCTTTGTGACTCCACTTGGCATGTACAAGGAATCTTGCTGAGCGAACAGGGCTGGTTCCATCAAGGTACCTACATTCCTACCGAACGGATTCACGCGGTAGGGGAGTCCTGCCTTACCGTATCGGGTAAAGACGCAATCACACCCTTGCCTCATCTCGCCGGTCTGGAACCTGTCGGCTTCGTGACGGGAAAGACAAAACTAAAAGGAAAAGCGGTCATTACCGCTTCCGGAGAACTCCTGGGCAGATTGGAAGACGTTTACTTTTCTGCGAACTGGGAGAAACTAGTAGGGTACGAACTGTCCAATGGCTGGATTGCGGATGTTACAGAAGGGCGAAAACGCCTGTCCGCTCCGCCTTCTGTCATCGTCGGGGAAGAAAACCTGATCGTGCCGGACTAGGTTCGTAGCCAGGCGTGAAAGGGAGGAAAAGCGTGATGCGTGTCATTTGCCCGAATTGCAGTTCCAAAGACGTAGGGAAGATTGGTACCAATCAATACTACTGCTGGAATTGCTTTATAGAGATGAGCGTGACCAACGAGCAGATCGCCTCTGTCTACCAAGTAGAGGAAGATGGGTCGTTGCATTCGCTCAATGATCTGTTTATCGAGGATCAAACGGTTACCGCTCAATTGAATATGTAGCTCTTTTGAGCGACCAAAACAACTGGAGGTGGCACGCTTGATAGTAAGAAGCCTGTTGCGCATCCTAGCCACAAGCGGAATCGTGGCCGTCATCGGATATTTGATGGCTCCACGTCGTCGCAGTCGATTTTCGTTCAACCTGAATCGATTGCCCTTCTCCATGCGCAACATGCAGCGTATGGTGAAAACAGGGCGCAAGCTAATGCGTGCCGTCGCTCGTTAATTTGGAGAATTTGATTGAAAAGCTGACGCCTGTTATTTCGGGGGTCAGCTTTTTTATATGAAAAAACACCTCCTACAGTTTCTGTAAGAGGTGTTTTGTATTTTCTCTATAGCAAAGGGTTAGCTTACAAAGCTTACGATTGTTCTGCCAGTCGTTTTTGCTTCTGACTTTTCATACGACCAGTCAGCAGTACGCCGACCACAACTGCGACAATGAACAACCATTTTACCCAAGGGTATGCTGCAAAGAACGGTGCCAAGAATTTTTCTGAAGTCACCATGCTAGAAGCGGTATACGCCAGAACTGCGGATCCGATGTAGATGACAAGCGGATACCGCTCCATGACCTTCAGAATCATCGTGCTTCCCCATACCATGATCGGAACACTGATGACCAATCCAATGATGACTAACAAGAAGTCACCATGTGCTGCACCAGCGACGGCGATTACGTTATCCAGACCCATTACCGTGTCCGCAACGATGATCGTCCAGATCGCTGCTCCGAGGCTTCCGCTCGCTTTCATGTTCTCATGATTGTCTTCCTGTACCAGCAGCTTCAGCGAGATCCAGACAAGGATCAATCCACCGACGAGCAGCAAACCAGGGATTTTCAGCAACCAGACTACCGCCAAGGTCGCCAGAGCACGTATGACGATTGCGCCGACTGTACCCCAAATGATCGCTTTCTTTTGCTGAGTAGCAGGGAGATTTCGAGCGGCCATCCCGATGACAATCGCGTTGTCACCGGCCAACACTAGGTCAATAACTACAATAGAGAGTAGTGCGGACCAAAACTCAGGGGTAAACAATAGTTCCATTTCTCTTCCTCCTCGTCCTTGGAAAGTAAAAATCCTCCGGCCGTTTTCTTGATACCTCTTATAGTTTGTTTAAAAGGGGGAAAAAGAAAACGACCTTTCCCTGGACAGGCAAAGGTCGTGAAAAAACAGAAAAAGACCTTTACCTGTTAGGCAAAGGTCTTGCTTACAACATTAGGAACATGTTGCCAACATAGCCGGGGATTTCTCCCGTAATGACGACTATGTTGCGAAAAAGCTACTCCCCTTTGGAGATATCCACTTGTATTATCATACTACTTCGAGGATTCCGATGTGTCAATAGGGTACATGTTTTTTGTGTGGCTGAGACACTCTAGTAGATATGGAAGACGAAGGGAGGTCTGTCAGCGTGGATGAACTTCGGCGCAGTCGCTTGTTCGCCGCGGCCATTTGGCTCACGACTCTGTTGATCATTGGCAATCTACTATGGCTGCTCCGACCTGTCTTGACTCAATTGCTTCACTTATTGGAAGAAGTCCTGGTACCTGTTGTGGTCGGCCTCATTATTGCCTACCTGCTTCATCCAATTGTACAGGTATTGGAAAGGCGCAGAGTTCCGCGGCTCATGGCCGTTTTGCTCATTTACGGCTCGTTTGTCCTCATTATTGCGATTGCAGTCGTCAATGCCAT containing:
- a CDS encoding cysteine desulfurase family protein, translated to MSDMMYFDHAATTPVHPRVVQAMTPYLTQVFGNPSSVHGFGREARQALEQARDQIAAFMDADPQSLIFTGSGTEADNLAIIGGAMAQREHGRHVITSQVEHHAVLHACEYLEQAGFEVTYLPVDETGSVRLADLKEAIRPDTVLVSIMYGNNEVGTIQPIEEIGTYLREKGIIFHTDAVQAFGVLPIRARQLPVDMLSVSAHKINGPKGVGALYLARKVPISPILFGGSQERKRRAGTENLAGIVGFAEATRVTAEEMDERVSKYRRMKEEMEAVWKEAGIAYHINGHPEKVMPHVFNVSFIGVHTETMLMNLDLVKIAAASGSACTSGSLELSHVLHAMNLDDSITHSAIRFSFGITNTVEEAKQAAEAVASIVKRLVKRA
- a CDS encoding methyl-accepting chemotaxis protein produces the protein MFVKGISIRFKLVLTILIITMVPLMTVGYLQFENARTAVYELTVTDLQYITDMKTRELAPYTQDANVFEGNKQKISEIIGEVSERYYKPNGMNGYAYIIDAEGNAIFHPDPAVQNTSLAQEGFMQEILAKKKGWLEYDFQGLTKLTVFQELPNGWILVIGSFQDDLLKTIEDSRSLMFLLNLASAIVALVAGIFIVNKLVRPLKELVAVMKEAEAGNLTGVVQVRSRDEVGALSAMYNEMMGGFRNMLQEVQHVSQQVAASSEELTASASESARASEQISAASSEIANGSDQQKQTVFETTHFLHRIGNDIQEIAKSTDHVNSDANQAFQLAKDGENKLSLLVQEMDQITSHVRQTEQVVRELGIQSEKIMGIITIIRQISDQTNLLALNAAIEAARAGEQGRSFAVVAQEVRKLAEQSGQAAEEIASLIHTTHNEIQEAVTAMGSTTEAVQEGRGGVASAGESFQQIVIAVQDVSNQVNRMNEAAQAIHHDTEKLVGNSDRIAHLAETAAHDTQEVAAASEEQTATTEEMTAAAETLAQMAERLSEQVKRFTI
- a CDS encoding DUF4183 domain-containing protein, producing MALEIMKIVVGASTVTNVVPTATRLFRQLPSLVTGPATLSIDAADFLQDDGTAATTLPTLAANNSYYNVYINGVLQMSGLSVYTPGGTGVGSLAITVGAGETIALGTVVVLEIISYAPTSTTTITG
- a CDS encoding PRC-barrel domain-containing protein, with translation MRKALDVVGLPVVCLQTGETIGTVRDILCDSTWHVQGILLSEQGWFHQGTYIPTERIHAVGESCLTVSGKDAITPLPHLAGLEPVGFVTGKTKLKGKAVITASGELLGRLEDVYFSANWEKLVGYELSNGWIADVTEGRKRLSAPPSVIVGEENLIVPD
- the recD2 gene encoding SF1B family DNA helicase RecD2, with protein sequence MEDQQTISLFAETYIRGFVTQEIFYNEETWYGVIRLKIEETTESFKESEVVIVGNFPRPHPDELYTFYGDWKTHARFGQQYVARRYERETPKTIAGVERYLASGLFQGIGKKMAKRIVEQLGVDALTIIADYPERLAEVQGISESRAKIIYDSVIEHRSLESAMVFLYDFGIGVNMALRIYQTYKLETLTILKEEPYRLIEDVQGFGFKRADDIARSTGIAASSEERVKAAALFTLQEASYSEGHVYLPIDELCEKTMRLLDECGGHAFAADEITQSVEALFVASKIAWEDDRVYLPSLFFAELGLAKRLRHFSNRDQFASFPTSEYYRAIGAVEDELAITYAQTQRDAIEQAITSGLMLLTGGPGTGKTTVIRGICRVFSQLHGLSLDLRKYSEDNPFPIVLVAPTGRAAKRMTETTGLPAMTIHRLLGYKGESFEHDAEHPIRGRLLIIDEMSMVDIWLANQLFRAIPDEMQIIMVGDPDQLPSVGPGNVLQDMIRSGLLPLAQLTEIYRQAEESTIIRLAHDVRKGNVPSDLLHTTPDRRFFTSSPQDVPEAVKQICFGAVKKGYTAKDVQVLAPIYKGNAGVNRLNEELQELFNPKTAQKRQVTFGETAFRTGDKVLQLVNNAEEQVFNGDMGEIVAIFFPNENAENEEMLVVSFDGREVTYKRSAYHQLTLAYCCSVHKSQGSEFPIVVMPFVKSYYRMLRRKLVYTGITRSKSFLIMCGEPDAFRAAVETDEEGVRYSYLEERLKLE
- a CDS encoding DUF4183 domain-containing protein codes for the protein MQTRKVTSVRPLLFAPLGCPDIFPGKVNQNQLLQTEMYYYSAIANGAARLFTDQDRLLEYDSSVIMDPDQVSYMNLFVNGMLQPPILYEVRRGTLLLKSTDVPQAGVLIMLQFVKILLPLE
- a CDS encoding TerC family protein, encoding MELLFTPEFWSALLSIVVIDLVLAGDNAIVIGMAARNLPATQQKKAIIWGTVGAIVIRALATLAVVWLLKIPGLLLVGGLILVWISLKLLVQEDNHENMKASGSLGAAIWTIIVADTVMGLDNVIAVAGAAHGDFLLVIIGLVISVPIMVWGSTMILKVMERYPLVIYIGSAVLAYTASSMVTSEKFLAPFFAAYPWVKWLFIVAVVVGVLLTGRMKSQKQKRLAEQS